In Luteipulveratus mongoliensis, the DNA window GCGGTCGTCGTCGCCGGAGTCGTCACGGGGAGCGTCGGGCCGGCGTTCCTCGGCGCCCGGGTGCGATGGGCGGAGACCATCAACTGGCGTACGGTCGCGTTCCTCTTGGAGAGCAGCATCTTCCTGCTGATGGGCCTCACCATCGCGCCGCTGCTCGACGAGGTCAGCGACGAGCACCTCAGCGCCGGTCGCGCCGTCTGGATCGGCCTGCTGCTCGCCGTGCTCGTGATCGCGTTGCGGCTGGCGTTCGTGGTGCCGCTCATGGGGCTGCTCCGGCGCGAGACCCGTCGTGCTGCCGAGACCAAGCCGCAGGTCCAGGACTGGCGCGAGCATCCGCGGTTCAAGGCCGGCCAGGACAACCTGTCACCGCGCAAGCAGACCTTCATCGAGGTGCGCTTCCGTCGGCTGAACGCCGACCTCGACTTCTTCCTCTCCCAAGCCGTCGGGTGGCGTGGTGGTCTCGTACTCGGCTGGGCGGGCATGCGCGGCGCCATCACTGTCGCGGCCGCTCAGACCCTGCCCGAGGGCACGGCGTACCGGCCCCAGCTCATCCTCATCGCGTACGTCGTCGCCATCACCACCCTGCTCGTCCAGGGCCTCACGATCCCGGCCGTCATCCGGGTGGCCGACATCCCGGCCGACGACCCCGCCCGCCACCGCGCGGACCTCGGCCGGCTCACGACCGGGCTCACCGAGGCCGGCCTGGCCGCCCTCGAGGACTCTGCGGCGCCCGACGACGTGGCACAGCGGTCCCTCGAACAGGCCCGGTCGGCGATCGCTCGGCGAGGTGACCAGACGGCGATGGAGGACCCGGACGCGCAGCAGGAGCGCGAGCTCTACGCGGCGTACCTGCGCGAGGCCCTGGACGCCCAGCGTGAGTGGCTGAACCGCGCGATGGCGGGCAGCACGTACGACGCCTCGGTCATCACCGATGGTCGCCGCTACCTCGACCTGCTCGAGATGCGCCTGCAGGACGCGCCGCAGACCTGAGCCGGCTCAGCCGGCGCGACGCAGCCGCAGGATCGTGTCGGTACGCGTGCCCGGCTCTCCCTCCGGCCCCGGCATGTCCGTGGTGAGCTCTTCGTCCAGGTCGACCCGCCACTCGTCCGTGGGGAGGGCCAGCTGCTCGATGACCTGAGCGGTGGTGGGGAAGTTGTAGTGACCGTGCTCGTGCTCACCCGTGTCGACCCAGCTCGGGAACCCGGCGTGGCTGCCGATCAGCAGTGCGCCACCAGGCTTGACCGCGTGCGCGGCGCGACGCAGGATGCGCGGTCGTTCACCCTCCGCCTCGACCGGTGAGTGCAGGAATTGCGCTGACACCACATTGAATTCACGCTCTGGGAAGGAGCGCAGCAGGTTGTGCTGCTCCCACTCGACGTGGTCTCCGACGCCGGCGGCGGCGGCGTGCTTGGCCGCGCGTGTCAGGGCGCGGGTCGACACGTCGACACCGGTGACCGCCCAGCCGGAGGTCGCGAGCCAGATCGCGTCGGCGCCCTCGCCACAGCCGAGCTCGAGAGCACTGCCTGGTGTGAGGGACTCGACGCCGCGCACGAGGAGCGGGTTGGGGCGCCCGCTCCAGACGGCGTCCTGGCCGTCGTAGAAGTCCTCCCAGAAGTCCTCTGGCGTCTGTCCCTGGGTGTCGCTCGTCATGGTGTCTCCAACCGTGCGGTGCTGCCCTCGCCGCGGGTTCGCGACCGGCTGCTCCGATGGTGCGCTGGACGCGCGCTCGCTGGCAAAGTTCTTTGCCGAACTGGCAAGCCAGCGAACGCGCGTCCAGGACTCAGGCAGCCGCGCGCTCGGTGAGGGGCCGGCGACGACGTACGACATTGACCAGCGAGGGCTGCGGCCACGGGCCGTTCGGCGGATAGATGTCCGTGCCGGGCGGGACGATCTCGTCGATGCGGTCGAGCGTTGCATCGTCCAGCGTGAGGCCGGCGCCCTTGTTGAGCCCGTCGAACTGCTCCTGAGTTCGCGGTCCGAGGATCACCGACGTGACGGCCGGGTGCGCAATCACGAACGCGATCGCGAGCTCGGGGAGCGAGCAGCCGAGGTCGTCGGCCACCTCGATCAGCTGCTCGACGATCTCGAGCTTGGCCGCGGTCTCGGGCAGCGAGGGATCGAAGCGCTCGGGCCGGATGAGGGGCCGGCCCGACGTGAGGTCCAGGTCCTGACCCTTGCGGTAGCGGCCGGTCAGGAACCCGAACGCCAGGGGGCTCCACGTCAGCACGCCCATGCCGTAGCGCTGAGCGGTCGGCAGCACCGAGCGCTCCACGCCACGAGCCAGGATCGAGTACGGCGGCTGCTCCGTGCGGAAGCGGTGCAGGCCACGACGCTCGGCGACGACATGTGACTCGACGATCTCCTCGGGCGGGAACGTCGAGCAGCCGAACGCACGGATCTTGCCCTGCCGGACGAGATCGGTCAGCACCGAGAGGGTCTCCTCGATGTCGGTCGTCTCGTCGGGACGGTGCACCTGGTAGAGATCGATCCAGTCGGTCTGCAGCCGGCGCAGGCTCTGCTCGACCTCGTGCACGATCCACCGGCGCGAGTTGCCGCCCTTGTTGGGGCCCTCCTCCAGCGGGAAGTGCACCTTGGTGGCGAGGATGACGTCGTCGCGGCGGCCCTGGAGCGCCTTGCCGACGATCTCCTCGGACTCACCGGTCGAATACATGTCCGCCGTGTCGACGAAGTTGATGCCCTGATCCAGCGCCGAGTGGATGATGCGGACGCAGTCGTCGTGATCGGGGTTGCCGACCGCGCCGAACATCATGGCGCCGAGGCAGTGCGCACTGACCTCCATGCCGGTCTTGCCAAGGGTGCGATAACGCATGGCTCTCCTAGGAGCTCGAGCGCCCGGTCGGGCGCGTGCCGGGCCGACGCTAGAAGTCGGAGCGCACTCGAAGTCAAGCGTTCGTCGTACGCCTGGCTCCCGCTCACTTTTCCCAGCGTCCTCCCATGTGCTGGGGTGACCTGCGCGTGTACGTTCGAAACCTCGCGTGCCTGCGAGTAACCCATAACCGAAGGAGATAGTTCATGAGCACCTTCGACGACTCCGGAGACCAGGCAGGTCAGGACGCCGCGGGCGGCGACGACCAGTTCGGTACCGGTTCCGGCTCGGACCAGACGGACGCCCAGGGTGGCGGACTCGACTCTGGCGACAGCGGTTCGGACTCCAGCAACGACAGCGGTTCGGAGGGTGGCGGCTACGGCGGCGACTCCGGCGGTAGCGACGACAGCGGCTCGGACTCGGGCGACGGCGGCTTCGGTAGCGACTCGGGCGACTCTGACTCCGGGTCCGATGACTCCGGCAGCGACTCGGGTTCTGACGGCGACGCCTCCGACTCCGGCGACTCTGGGTCTGACGACTCGGGGTCCGACGACTCCAG includes these proteins:
- a CDS encoding SAM-dependent methyltransferase — translated: MTSDTQGQTPEDFWEDFYDGQDAVWSGRPNPLLVRGVESLTPGSALELGCGEGADAIWLATSGWAVTGVDVSTRALTRAAKHAAAAGVGDHVEWEQHNLLRSFPEREFNVVSAQFLHSPVEAEGERPRILRRAAHAVKPGGALLIGSHAGFPSWVDTGEHEHGHYNFPTTAQVIEQLALPTDEWRVDLDEELTTDMPGPEGEPGTRTDTILRLRRAG
- a CDS encoding aldo/keto reductase yields the protein MRYRTLGKTGMEVSAHCLGAMMFGAVGNPDHDDCVRIIHSALDQGINFVDTADMYSTGESEEIVGKALQGRRDDVILATKVHFPLEEGPNKGGNSRRWIVHEVEQSLRRLQTDWIDLYQVHRPDETTDIEETLSVLTDLVRQGKIRAFGCSTFPPEEIVESHVVAERRGLHRFRTEQPPYSILARGVERSVLPTAQRYGMGVLTWSPLAFGFLTGRYRKGQDLDLTSGRPLIRPERFDPSLPETAAKLEIVEQLIEVADDLGCSLPELAIAFVIAHPAVTSVILGPRTQEQFDGLNKGAGLTLDDATLDRIDEIVPPGTDIYPPNGPWPQPSLVNVVRRRRPLTERAAA
- a CDS encoding cation:proton antiporter → MSLTLIAVLGIISIVAVTAFSTRLGIAAPLSLVVVGVVLSFIPSAPDIAVEPHIILGGVLPPLLYSAALNMPAQDFRRNIKAITGLAVVLVALTTVVSGALLHWVMPEIDWPMAFAIGAVISPTDAVAATSIGKRLGLPPRIVTMLEGEGLVNDASALVLLRSAIAAVAVSVSILDVVWDFVLAVLIAAVIGFAVAFVGIKVRALLPDPVLSTAISFVVPFVAFLPTESLDASGVLAVVVAGVVTGSVGPAFLGARVRWAETINWRTVAFLLESSIFLLMGLTIAPLLDEVSDEHLSAGRAVWIGLLLAVLVIALRLAFVVPLMGLLRRETRRAAETKPQVQDWREHPRFKAGQDNLSPRKQTFIEVRFRRLNADLDFFLSQAVGWRGGLVLGWAGMRGAITVAAAQTLPEGTAYRPQLILIAYVVAITTLLVQGLTIPAVIRVADIPADDPARHRADLGRLTTGLTEAGLAALEDSAAPDDVAQRSLEQARSAIARRGDQTAMEDPDAQQERELYAAYLREALDAQREWLNRAMAGSTYDASVITDGRRYLDLLEMRLQDAPQT